The following are encoded in a window of Streptococcus pasteurianus genomic DNA:
- a CDS encoding ABC transporter ATP-binding protein → MAQTKKEINKQDTLKRVLAYVLKNYKWRFLLVLVLILVTALCMVRFSLFMQTLIDSYITPLLAAKNPDFSGLAHAIFQLIIIGIIGVLSSYTYNRLMVYVGQGTMRRIRIDLFTHMERLPIKYFDTHAHGDIMSIYTNDVDTLRQLISQSIPQVINSVFSIVVTFTSMLLLNVPLSILSLFMVVVLLSVARKIASQSSKHFHNQQNDLGRVNGFIEEMMDGQKVVKVFNHEERAKEDFRKINQQLRYSATNANIYANILMPVSANIGHISYVLCAMLGATLALQGYAGLTLGTLVSFLALNRSFTNPITQISQQINAVIMAMAGADRVFNLLDAEVETDEGYVELVNATEDTAGNLQEVEETTGMWAWKHPHEDGTVTYHKQEGRVTFSDVTFGYSDDKMVLHDINLFAEPGQKIAFVGSTGAGKTTITNLINRFYDIQEGKIHYDGINIRKIKKADLRRSLGIVLQDTHLFTGTVMDNIRYGRLNATDDECIAAAKLANAHDFIKRLPEGYDTILTGDGSNLSQGQRQLLAIARAAVANPPALILDEATSSIDTRTEVHVQEGMDALMKGRTTFVIAHRLSTVRNADCIMVLEQGRIIERGNHDELIAQKGRYYQLYTGNAISE, encoded by the coding sequence ATGGCTCAAACCAAAAAAGAAATTAATAAACAAGATACGCTAAAACGTGTGTTGGCTTATGTTTTGAAAAACTATAAATGGCGCTTCTTGCTAGTATTGGTTTTGATTTTAGTAACAGCGCTTTGTATGGTACGCTTTAGTTTGTTCATGCAAACATTGATTGATAGTTATATTACACCTCTTTTAGCTGCTAAAAATCCAGATTTTTCAGGGTTAGCGCACGCTATTTTCCAATTAATCATCATTGGTATTATTGGTGTTCTAAGTTCTTACACTTATAATCGTTTGATGGTTTATGTTGGACAAGGAACAATGCGTCGTATTCGTATTGATTTGTTCACTCATATGGAACGCTTGCCAATCAAATACTTTGATACACATGCTCACGGTGATATCATGTCTATCTATACTAACGACGTTGATACACTTCGTCAGTTGATTAGCCAGAGTATTCCTCAGGTCATTAATTCGGTTTTTTCGATTGTGGTAACATTTACAAGTATGCTTCTTTTGAATGTTCCCTTGTCAATATTATCACTTTTTATGGTTGTGGTGTTATTATCAGTAGCGCGTAAAATTGCTTCGCAATCGTCTAAGCATTTCCATAATCAACAAAATGACCTTGGGCGTGTCAATGGGTTCATTGAGGAAATGATGGACGGTCAAAAAGTGGTTAAAGTTTTCAATCACGAAGAACGTGCTAAAGAAGATTTCCGAAAAATCAATCAACAGCTCCGCTATTCTGCTACAAATGCTAATATCTATGCTAATATTTTGATGCCAGTATCAGCTAATATTGGACATATTTCCTATGTGCTTTGTGCCATGCTTGGGGCAACCCTAGCTCTTCAAGGCTATGCTGGATTGACTTTGGGAACATTGGTTTCTTTCCTAGCGCTTAACCGTAGTTTTACAAACCCAATCACACAAATCAGTCAACAAATCAACGCAGTTATTATGGCGATGGCTGGTGCTGATCGTGTCTTTAATCTACTTGATGCTGAAGTGGAAACAGATGAAGGTTATGTTGAATTGGTAAATGCTACTGAGGACACTGCTGGAAATCTTCAAGAAGTTGAAGAAACAACTGGTATGTGGGCTTGGAAACATCCACACGAAGACGGCACCGTAACTTATCACAAGCAAGAAGGTCGTGTAACCTTCTCAGATGTAACCTTTGGTTATAGTGATGATAAAATGGTTTTACATGATATTAATTTGTTTGCGGAACCTGGTCAAAAAATTGCCTTTGTTGGCTCAACTGGTGCTGGTAAAACAACTATTACAAACTTGATTAACCGTTTTTACGATATTCAAGAAGGTAAGATTCATTACGACGGTATTAACATTCGTAAAATCAAAAAAGCTGACCTTCGTCGTAGCTTAGGGATTGTATTGCAAGATACACACCTTTTCACAGGAACAGTTATGGATAATATCCGTTACGGACGTTTGAATGCGACTGACGACGAATGTATTGCTGCGGCTAAGTTAGCTAATGCACATGATTTCATTAAACGTTTGCCAGAAGGTTACGATACCATTTTGACAGGTGACGGAAGTAATTTATCTCAAGGACAACGTCAATTGCTTGCGATTGCACGTGCAGCTGTGGCAAATCCACCTGCTTTGATTTTGGATGAAGCAACATCATCAATCGATACGCGTACCGAAGTTCACGTCCAAGAAGGTATGGATGCGTTGATGAAAGGTCGTACAACTTTTGTTATCGCTCACCGTTTGTCAACAGTTCGCAATGCGGATTGTATCATGGTTCTCGAGCAAGGACGTATCATCGAACGTGGTAACCACGACGAATTGATTGCGCAAAAAGGTCGTTATTACCAACTTTACACAGGTAACGCCATTAGTGAATAG
- a CDS encoding MurR/RpiR family transcriptional regulator, with protein MDKTLKKIEPLIESYWDSMTDTEQTIAHFFITNTSEKDVSSGAICQRLHVSKASLTRFAKKCGFSGYREFIFSYQESKLHLKGESSTLKNNVTKRVMADYEQLLEKTYSVIDEQQLTRITRLIEEANRIYLYGKGSSAQALKEMKTRFMRLGFDFDIVTDNDELIWSSMLVGPDCLVIAASLSGKTKSVINALMTAKERGAKTVLMTTQIVTQRDDSWDELVLLASRDNLSYGNRISPQFPILLLIDCLFAYQLAVNQDEKQKRYHKTIISYKEEL; from the coding sequence ATGGATAAAACATTAAAAAAAATAGAGCCTCTCATAGAATCATATTGGGATTCTATGACAGATACTGAACAAACAATTGCACATTTTTTTATCACTAATACCTCAGAAAAAGATGTGAGTTCTGGCGCAATTTGTCAACGTTTACATGTATCAAAAGCTAGTTTGACACGTTTTGCTAAAAAATGTGGTTTTAGTGGTTACAGAGAATTTATTTTTTCTTATCAGGAATCTAAATTACATTTAAAAGGAGAGTCAAGCACCTTAAAAAATAATGTAACTAAGAGGGTTATGGCAGACTATGAGCAATTGCTAGAAAAGACCTATTCAGTGATTGATGAACAGCAACTCACACGGATTACACGCTTGATTGAAGAAGCTAACCGTATATATCTTTATGGTAAGGGGAGCTCGGCTCAAGCTTTGAAAGAGATGAAGACACGTTTTATGAGGTTGGGCTTTGATTTTGATATTGTAACAGATAATGATGAACTGATATGGTCTAGTATGTTAGTGGGACCAGATTGTTTGGTTATTGCAGCGTCTCTGTCAGGAAAAACCAAATCTGTGATAAATGCTCTAATGACTGCTAAGGAAAGGGGGGCTAAGACGGTTTTAATGACAACCCAAATTGTTACTCAAAGAGATGATTCTTGGGATGAATTAGTTTTATTGGCTTCACGAGATAACTTATCTTATGGGAATCGTATTTCACCACAATTTCCTATTTTATTGTTGATTGACTGCTTATTTGCTTACCAATTAGCAGTTAATCAAGATGAAAAACAAAAACGTTACCACAAAACGATTATTTCTTATAAGGAGGAATTATGA
- a CDS encoding N-acetylmannosamine-6-phosphate 2-epimerase, with translation MTKKEYFLQQLKGGVVISCQALPGEPMYSEKGGVMPLFAKAAAQAGAVGIRANGIRDITEIKEAVDLPIIGIVKKNYENADVFITPTMDEIDALVETKVDIIALDATTSSRPNGQTLEEFVIQIRQSYPEQLLMADCSTMDEMIVADKLGFDFIGTTLVGYTKQSQDLAIESNDFEIIRKAVGVLETPVIAEGNINTPSKVRRVLQLGVHTVVVGSAITRPLVIAKPFIEATNID, from the coding sequence ATGACAAAAAAAGAGTACTTTTTACAACAACTTAAGGGGGGAGTAGTTATTTCCTGCCAAGCTTTACCAGGTGAGCCTATGTATTCGGAAAAAGGAGGAGTTATGCCGCTTTTTGCTAAGGCAGCTGCACAAGCAGGTGCTGTTGGGATTAGAGCTAATGGAATTCGTGATATTACAGAGATTAAAGAAGCGGTAGATTTACCGATTATCGGTATTGTTAAAAAAAATTATGAGAATGCTGATGTTTTTATTACGCCGACTATGGATGAAATTGATGCATTAGTAGAGACAAAGGTTGACATTATTGCTTTGGATGCAACGACATCTAGTCGACCTAATGGTCAGACTTTAGAAGAATTCGTGATTCAAATTAGACAGTCTTACCCAGAACAATTATTAATGGCTGACTGTTCAACCATGGATGAAATGATAGTTGCAGATAAATTAGGTTTTGATTTTATTGGAACTACCTTAGTTGGTTATACTAAACAAAGTCAAGATTTAGCAATTGAATCTAATGATTTTGAAATTATTAGGAAAGCTGTTGGAGTTTTGGAGACACCAGTGATTGCTGAAGGAAATATTAATACACCAAGTAAGGTTAGACGTGTTTTACAACTAGGTGTTCATACAGTAGTTGTCGGCTCTGCTATCACACGACCATTGGTGATTGCAAAACCATTTATTGAGGCAACGAATATAGATTAA
- a CDS encoding PTS transporter subunit EIIC, with protein sequence MFKKFSRLGQAFMLPISILPVAGLLLGIGGALSNPNAIAQFPLLGQEWLQTIFAVMSGAGGAVFNNIALIFSIGVAVGLADSDKGTAGLSGGVAYLVYTATISSLLQLFSAEGATIDTGVLGALVIGYVVSILHNKYRRIELPAYLGFFGGSRFIPIVSSLVAIVIGSIFYVIWPPVQNLLVSLGEAIATMGSFGSFLYGFFLRLTGAVGLHHTIYPMFWYTSLGGVEEVAGKTIQGAQNIFFAQLADPNHTGLFTYGTRFFAGRFATMMFGLPAACLAMYHSIPKANRKANGSFYFSSGLTSFLTGITEPIEFSFLFVAPWLYVVHAFLDGLSFFVADLLSIRIGNSFSGGIIDFLLFGVLQGNDKTNWLLVLPVGLVWAGIYYVVFRFLISRFKVAIPGMVMSEETSVQASKENSSLTEISISIIEALGGEANIEHVTACATRLRVSLSDSHKVDKESLKLTGATAILDVDNGIQAVYGGKAILYSQEINEILGKEV encoded by the coding sequence ATGTTTAAGAAATTTTCACGTTTAGGTCAAGCGTTTATGTTGCCTATTTCTATTTTACCTGTAGCAGGTTTATTGTTAGGAATTGGTGGTGCTCTATCTAATCCTAATGCTATTGCTCAATTTCCACTTTTAGGTCAAGAATGGTTGCAGACTATATTTGCTGTAATGAGTGGAGCAGGTGGTGCTGTTTTTAATAACATTGCTTTAATTTTTAGTATTGGCGTGGCTGTTGGTCTTGCGGATTCTGATAAAGGGACAGCAGGCTTATCAGGTGGAGTAGCTTATCTGGTCTATACAGCAACTATCAGTAGTTTATTACAACTCTTTTCCGCAGAAGGTGCTACTATTGATACAGGCGTTTTAGGTGCGCTAGTTATTGGTTATGTAGTCTCTATTCTTCATAATAAATATCGCCGGATTGAATTACCAGCTTATCTAGGTTTCTTTGGTGGTTCACGTTTTATTCCCATTGTCTCTTCTTTAGTTGCTATTGTGATTGGTAGTATTTTCTATGTTATTTGGCCACCTGTTCAAAATCTTCTCGTTTCATTGGGAGAAGCTATTGCTACAATGGGAAGTTTTGGTTCTTTCTTATATGGTTTCTTTCTGAGATTAACGGGTGCTGTTGGTTTACACCATACCATTTATCCTATGTTTTGGTATACTTCTTTGGGCGGTGTTGAAGAGGTTGCTGGTAAGACGATTCAAGGTGCACAAAATATTTTCTTTGCTCAGTTGGCAGATCCGAATCATACCGGTCTCTTTACTTATGGTACACGCTTCTTTGCGGGACGTTTTGCGACTATGATGTTTGGTCTTCCAGCAGCTTGTTTGGCGATGTATCATTCAATTCCAAAAGCTAATCGTAAAGCTAATGGCTCCTTTTACTTTAGTAGCGGTTTAACGTCATTCTTAACCGGTATTACAGAACCTATTGAATTTTCTTTCTTATTTGTAGCCCCATGGCTTTATGTTGTACATGCTTTCTTAGATGGTCTGTCTTTCTTTGTTGCTGATTTGTTATCTATTCGTATTGGTAACTCCTTTTCAGGAGGTATCATCGACTTCTTACTTTTTGGTGTTCTACAAGGAAATGACAAAACGAATTGGCTCTTAGTGTTACCAGTGGGATTAGTTTGGGCAGGAATTTACTATGTAGTCTTTCGTTTCCTGATCAGTAGATTTAAAGTTGCTATTCCAGGAATGGTTATGAGTGAGGAGACTTCTGTGCAGGCATCTAAAGAAAATTCTTCTTTGACAGAAATTTCTATAAGTATCATAGAGGCGCTTGGTGGCGAAGCTAATATTGAACATGTCACGGCTTGTGCAACACGTTTACGGGTGTCTTTATCAGATAGTCATAAAGTTGATAAGGAAAGTTTAAAATTAACCGGAGCTACAGCGATTTTAGATGTAGATAATGGTATCCAAGCGGTTTATGGTGGAAAAGCTATCCTTTATAGCCAAGAGATTAATGAAATTTTAGGAAAAGAGGTATAA
- a CDS encoding thiamine pyrophosphate-dependent dehydrogenase E1 component subunit alpha — MMNLSQEQYIDMYLKMQRIREFDMRINKLVRRGFVQGMTHFSVGEEAASVGAIAHLTYDDIIFSNHRGHGQCIAKDMDLNKMMAELAGKVTGVSKGRGGSMHLADFEKGNYGTNGIVGGGYALAVGAALTQDYKKTDNIVVAFSGDGATNEGSFHESVNLAATWGLPVIFFIINNRYGISMDITRATNTPHLYTRAEAYGIPGFYCEDGNDVLAVYETMGKAVDHVRSGNGPAIVEVESYRWFGHSTADAGKYRSKEEVDDWKKKDPLVKFRTYLTENHLASHDELDAIDAQVVKEIDDAYAFAQNSPEPDLSVAFEDVWVD; from the coding sequence ATGATGAATTTGTCTCAAGAACAATATATAGATATGTATCTCAAAATGCAGCGTATTCGTGAGTTTGATATGCGCATTAATAAGTTAGTCCGACGTGGTTTTGTCCAAGGCATGACACACTTTTCAGTTGGGGAAGAAGCGGCCAGTGTTGGAGCAATAGCACATTTGACTTATGATGATATTATTTTTTCAAATCACCGTGGGCATGGGCAATGTATTGCTAAAGACATGGATTTGAACAAAATGATGGCTGAACTCGCTGGCAAGGTGACTGGTGTGTCAAAAGGTCGTGGTGGTTCCATGCATTTGGCAGATTTTGAAAAAGGCAATTATGGTACAAATGGTATTGTTGGCGGTGGTTATGCGCTTGCTGTTGGTGCAGCGTTGACACAAGACTATAAAAAAACGGACAACATTGTTGTTGCCTTTTCTGGTGACGGTGCGACAAATGAGGGTTCTTTTCATGAATCAGTAAACTTAGCAGCTACTTGGGGATTACCTGTTATTTTCTTTATTATCAATAATCGCTATGGTATCTCTATGGATATTACGAGAGCGACCAATACACCGCATCTCTACACACGTGCTGAAGCTTATGGCATTCCTGGTTTTTACTGCGAAGATGGCAATGATGTCCTAGCGGTTTATGAGACAATGGGGAAAGCGGTTGACCACGTGCGTTCTGGAAATGGTCCAGCCATTGTTGAGGTAGAATCTTACCGTTGGTTTGGGCATTCGACAGCTGACGCAGGTAAATACCGTAGTAAAGAGGAAGTTGATGACTGGAAGAAAAAAGACCCACTTGTCAAATTCCGTACGTATTTGACTGAAAATCATTTGGCAAGCCATGACGAATTGGATGCTATTGATGCACAAGTGGTTAAAGAAATTGATGATGCTTACGCATTTGCTCAAAATAGCCCTGAACCAGATTTGTCAGTAGCATTTGAAGATGTCTGGGTAGATTAG
- a CDS encoding alpha-ketoacid dehydrogenase subunit beta, producing MTETKQMALREAVNLAMTEEMRKDDTIFLMGEDVGIYGGDFGTSVGMFEEFGPERIKDTPISEAAIAGSAIGAAITGLRPIVDVTFMDFITIALDAIVNNGAKNNYMFGGGLKTPVTFRVASGSGIGSAAQHSQSLEAWLTHIPGIKVVAPGNANDAKGLLKSAIRDNNIVIFMEPKALYGKKEEVNLDSDFYLPLGKGDIKREGTDLTIVSYGRMLERVLQAADEVAADGISVEVVDPRTLIPLDKELIINSVKKTGKLMLVNDAYKTGGFIGEIAALVTESEAFDYLDYPIVRLASEDVPVPYARVLEQGILPDVAKIKAAIYKMARNGRDA from the coding sequence ATGACTGAAACAAAACAAATGGCATTACGTGAAGCTGTCAATCTTGCGATGACAGAAGAAATGCGAAAAGATGATACGATTTTTCTCATGGGAGAAGATGTTGGTATTTACGGTGGCGACTTTGGAACGTCTGTTGGTATGTTTGAGGAGTTTGGACCTGAACGTATCAAGGATACACCGATTTCAGAAGCGGCTATTGCAGGAAGTGCCATTGGCGCTGCGATAACTGGGCTTCGTCCGATTGTTGATGTGACCTTTATGGATTTTATCACCATTGCCCTTGATGCCATTGTTAATAACGGCGCTAAAAATAATTATATGTTTGGTGGTGGTTTGAAAACGCCAGTAACCTTTCGTGTAGCCTCTGGTTCTGGTATCGGTTCAGCAGCGCAACATTCGCAGTCTCTGGAAGCTTGGTTAACCCATATTCCTGGTATTAAGGTTGTTGCTCCAGGGAATGCTAATGACGCCAAAGGGCTTTTAAAATCAGCCATTCGTGATAATAATATTGTTATTTTCATGGAGCCAAAGGCGCTTTATGGCAAGAAAGAGGAAGTGAACTTGGATTCTGATTTTTATTTGCCGCTTGGAAAAGGTGATATTAAGCGTGAGGGAACTGATTTAACCATTGTTTCTTATGGTCGTATGTTGGAGCGTGTTCTTCAAGCAGCAGATGAAGTAGCAGCTGACGGCATTAGCGTTGAAGTGGTTGACCCACGGACACTTATTCCACTTGATAAGGAGTTGATTATCAATTCGGTGAAAAAGACTGGGAAGCTCATGTTGGTTAATGACGCTTACAAGACAGGTGGTTTTATTGGGGAAATAGCTGCGCTAGTTACGGAAAGTGAAGCTTTTGATTATCTTGATTATCCGATTGTACGTTTGGCAAGCGAAGATGTGCCAGTACCATACGCACGTGTTTTAGAACAGGGCATTTTGCCAGACGTTGCTAAGATTAAAGCAGCCATTTATAAAATGGCACGCAATGGTCGTGATGCCTAA
- a CDS encoding dihydrolipoamide acetyltransferase, with protein sequence MANEIIMPKLGVDMQEGEILEWKKAEGDEVNEGDILLEIMSDKTNMEIEAEDSGVLLKIVHPAGDVVAVTEIIGYIGAEGETLIDSVGEKHVEQSASAQEAKAQPLQASTASAISQKTSETGKVRATPAARKLARERGIDLEKITGSGENGRIHKEDVEQFSKIRVTPLARKIAKDKGVDLETLVGTGVSGKITKEDVLASLGDVAPQKEQADVKVTPQAGALADVTAASDGVEVIKMSAMRKAISKGMSHSYFTAPTFTLNYDIDMTNLIALRKQLIEPIMAKTGYKVTFTDLIGLAVIKTLMKEEHRFLNASLINDAQDIELHHFVNLAIAVGLSEGLVVPVVHGADQMSLSDFVVASKDVIQKAQAGKLKAAEMSGSTFTITNLGMFGVKSFNPIINQPNSAILGISATIETPVVHDGEVVIRPIMGMSLTIDHRLVDGMNGAKFMLDLKALLENPLELLI encoded by the coding sequence GTGGCAAATGAAATTATTATGCCAAAGCTTGGTGTGGACATGCAAGAAGGGGAAATTCTTGAATGGAAAAAAGCTGAAGGTGATGAGGTCAATGAGGGTGATATTCTGCTTGAAATCATGTCTGATAAGACCAATATGGAAATTGAAGCTGAAGATTCTGGCGTGCTGTTAAAAATTGTTCATCCGGCAGGTGATGTCGTAGCTGTTACCGAAATTATCGGCTATATCGGAGCAGAGGGTGAAACTCTTATTGATTCTGTGGGTGAGAAACACGTTGAACAGTCAGCATCAGCTCAGGAAGCGAAAGCTCAACCGTTGCAAGCAAGCACAGCGTCAGCGATTTCTCAAAAGACATCTGAGACTGGAAAAGTCCGTGCTACGCCTGCTGCTAGAAAGTTGGCACGTGAGCGTGGTATTGACCTTGAAAAAATCACTGGCAGCGGTGAAAATGGGCGGATTCACAAGGAAGATGTGGAACAATTTAGTAAGATTCGTGTGACGCCACTGGCTCGTAAGATTGCAAAGGACAAAGGTGTTGACCTTGAGACACTGGTGGGAACGGGTGTTTCTGGTAAGATTACCAAGGAAGATGTTTTAGCAAGTCTAGGTGATGTTGCGCCGCAAAAAGAACAAGCAGATGTAAAAGTTACACCGCAAGCAGGAGCTTTGGCTGATGTTACGGCTGCAAGTGACGGAGTTGAAGTCATTAAGATGTCTGCTATGCGTAAGGCAATTTCAAAGGGAATGAGCCATTCTTACTTTACAGCACCGACCTTTACGCTTAATTATGATATTGATATGACGAATCTGATTGCCTTGCGTAAGCAACTCATTGAGCCAATTATGGCAAAAACTGGTTACAAGGTGACCTTTACGGACTTAATTGGGCTTGCTGTGATTAAGACCTTGATGAAGGAGGAACACCGTTTCCTTAATGCTTCTCTGATTAACGACGCCCAAGACATCGAACTACATCATTTTGTCAATCTTGCAATCGCTGTTGGGCTTTCTGAAGGTTTAGTGGTTCCTGTGGTTCATGGTGCAGACCAGATGAGTTTGTCAGACTTTGTGGTAGCATCAAAAGATGTGATTCAAAAAGCACAAGCTGGTAAATTGAAAGCAGCTGAAATGTCTGGCTCAACATTCACCATAACGAACCTTGGGATGTTTGGAGTGAAGTCGTTTAATCCGATTATTAATCAACCAAATTCGGCAATTCTTGGGATTTCAGCAACTATTGAAACACCCGTCGTTCATGACGGTGAAGTGGTTATTCGCCCAATTATGGGAATGAGTTTGACCATTGATCACCGATTGGTTGACGGAATGAATGGTGCAAAATTCATGCTAGATTTAAAAGCGCTTCTTGAAAATCCGCTAGAATTGCTAATCTAA
- the lpdA gene encoding dihydrolipoyl dehydrogenase: MAVEIIMPKLGVDMQEGEIIEWKKAEGELVQEGDILLEIMSDKTNMEIEAEDSGMLLKIVHEAGDVVPVTEIIGYLGAEGEVIDEVAQVTPEQAAADLTAAGLEVPKAVTADVTSEQKAPLAADEYDMIVVGGGPAGYYAAIRGAQLGGKIAIVEKSEFGGTCLNVGCIPTKTYLKNAEILDGLKIAAGRGINLASTNYSIDMDKTVEFKNSVVKTLTGGVRGLLKANKVTIFDGLAQVNPDKTVTIGSETIKGHSIILATGSKVSRINIPGIDSPLVLTSDDILNLREVPKSLVVMGGGVVGIELGLVWASYGVDVTVIEMADRIIPAMDKEISQELQKILTKKGMTIKTNVGVAEIVEKNSQLELTLTNGETIQADKALLSIGRIPQMQGLENLNLDMEGNRIKVNAYQETSISGIYAPGDVNGQKMLAHAAYRMGEVAAENALRGNHRKANLTYTPAAVYTHPEVAMVGMTEEAAREQYGDILIGKSSFTGNGRALASNEAQGFVKVIADSKYHEILGVHIIGPAAAELINEAATIMENELTVDDVAQAIHGHPTFSENMYEAFLDTIGEAIHNPPKK; the protein is encoded by the coding sequence ATGGCAGTAGAAATTATCATGCCCAAGCTTGGTGTTGACATGCAAGAGGGCGAAATTATTGAATGGAAAAAAGCAGAAGGTGAGCTTGTCCAAGAGGGCGATATTCTGCTTGAAATCATGTCTGATAAGACGAATATGGAAATCGAAGCCGAAGATTCTGGCATGCTTTTGAAAATTGTTCACGAGGCTGGTGATGTTGTTCCTGTGACAGAAATCATTGGCTACCTTGGTGCTGAAGGTGAAGTTATTGACGAAGTTGCGCAAGTAACACCAGAACAAGCAGCGGCAGACTTAACCGCAGCAGGCTTGGAAGTGCCAAAGGCGGTGACGGCTGATGTGACTTCTGAACAAAAAGCTCCACTTGCAGCTGATGAGTATGACATGATTGTGGTTGGTGGTGGTCCTGCTGGCTATTATGCCGCCATTCGTGGTGCGCAACTCGGTGGCAAAATTGCTATCGTTGAAAAATCAGAATTTGGTGGTACGTGTCTAAATGTTGGCTGTATCCCAACTAAAACTTATCTCAAAAATGCCGAAATCCTTGATGGACTAAAAATTGCTGCTGGTCGTGGTATTAATCTGGCTTCAACTAATTACAGTATTGACATGGATAAAACCGTTGAGTTTAAAAATTCCGTTGTCAAAACATTAACAGGTGGCGTTCGTGGTCTCTTGAAAGCTAATAAAGTAACCATTTTTGACGGACTGGCTCAAGTCAATCCAGACAAGACGGTAACGATTGGGTCAGAAACAATTAAGGGACATAGTATCATTTTAGCAACTGGTTCAAAAGTATCACGCATTAATATTCCAGGTATTGATTCACCGCTTGTTTTGACTTCTGATGATATCCTTAATCTACGTGAAGTACCGAAATCATTAGTTGTCATGGGTGGCGGTGTTGTTGGAATTGAGCTTGGACTGGTTTGGGCATCTTACGGCGTTGATGTGACCGTTATTGAAATGGCAGACCGCATTATTCCAGCTATGGACAAGGAAATTTCGCAGGAATTGCAAAAAATTCTGACGAAAAAAGGTATGACCATTAAAACCAATGTCGGAGTAGCCGAAATTGTTGAGAAAAATAGCCAGCTTGAGTTGACGCTAACCAATGGTGAGACAATTCAAGCAGATAAAGCGCTTCTATCAATTGGACGTATTCCCCAAATGCAAGGTCTTGAAAATCTCAATCTTGATATGGAAGGTAATCGTATCAAAGTCAATGCTTACCAAGAAACGTCAATCTCTGGTATTTATGCCCCTGGTGATGTCAATGGTCAAAAAATGCTAGCGCATGCTGCTTATCGTATGGGAGAAGTGGCTGCTGAAAATGCTCTCCGTGGCAATCATCGCAAAGCCAATCTCACCTACACACCAGCAGCGGTTTACACTCACCCAGAAGTTGCCATGGTTGGAATGACAGAAGAGGCCGCGCGTGAGCAATACGGCGATATTTTGATTGGAAAATCAAGCTTCACAGGCAATGGGCGAGCTCTTGCGTCTAATGAAGCTCAAGGATTTGTCAAAGTCATCGCTGATAGCAAGTATCATGAAATCCTTGGAGTGCATATCATTGGCCCCGCAGCAGCAGAGCTTATTAATGAAGCGGCAACCATTATGGAAAATGAATTGACCGTTGATGACGTTGCCCAAGCGATTCATGGACACCCAACCTTCTCTGAAAATATGTATGAAGCTTTCCTTGATACCATTGGCGAAGCTATTCATAACCCACCGAAGAAATAA